A genomic window from Gossypium hirsutum isolate 1008001.06 chromosome D12, Gossypium_hirsutum_v2.1, whole genome shotgun sequence includes:
- the LOC107944939 gene encoding protein BOBBER 1: MEVDDGNESKPSASPVAFSSVFDPSNPIGFFKSAFAFASQMAADIFDDNQEDKMENKILSLLDDIKKRKREKKDESEEEEDAENKRWRTSEADTKKPSHDDPLPPNKNNGLDMKNYSWSQTLGDVMVQVPVPLGTKKKLVICDIKNTSLRVGVKGQPLLIDDELFQAVKVCESYWTLEDNETVTILLSKCNPWEWWKSVVKGDRGIDTSRCEPGLRRLDGLGYEAERHMRKLLFDYGQKCKGLPTSDNCPEVLQKFIVHHPYLNLPPQSK, encoded by the coding sequence ATGGAAGTCGATGATGGAAACGAGTCGAAACCCTCCGCCTCGCCAGTGGCTTTCAGTTCAGTTTTCGACCCTTCCAATCCTATAGGGTTTTTCAAATCTGCGTTCGCCTTCGCATCTCAGATGGCTGCAGATATCTTCGACGACAATCAAGAAGATAAGATGGAGAATAAAATCTTGTCACTTCTTGATGATATCAAGAAAAGAAAGcgggaaaagaaagatgaatcagaagaagaagaagatgctGAGAACAAGAGATGGAGAACATCGGAAGCAGATACTAAAAAGCCGTCCCATGACGATCCGTTGCCGCCGAACAAAAACAATGGTCTTGACATGAAGAACTATTCATGGTCGCAAACTCTAGGAGACGTCATGGTTCAGGTCCCAGTTCCTCTCGGAACCAAAAAGAAACTCGTAATATGCGATATCAAAAACACGTCTCTACGAGTGGGGGTTAAGGGTCAGCCGTTGTTGATCGACGACGAGTTATTCCAGGCGGTGAAAGTTTGTGAGAGTTATTGGACACTGGAAGATAATGAAACGGTTACCATTCTGTTATCAAAGTGTAATCCATGGGAATGGTGGAAATCAGTGGTGAAAGGTGATCGAGGGATTGATACTAGCCGATGCGAACCGGGACTGAGACGGTTGGATGGCTTGGGCTACGAAGCGGAACGTCACATGAGAAAGCTGTTGTTTGATTATGGGCAGAAGTGTAAGGGACTCCCAACAAGCGATAATTGTCCGGAGGTGCTCCAGAAATTCATTGTTCACCATCCATATTTGAACCTTCCTCCTCAAAGTAAATGA